A single window of Leishmania panamensis strain MHOM/PA/94/PSC-1 chromosome 35 sequence DNA harbors:
- a CDS encoding Spo11/DNA topoisomerase VI, subunit A, putative (TriTrypDB/GeneDB-style sysID: LpmP.35.2850): protein MSDTLFSLSPSLPSPLSPLAICSPLCRCTWIDTTMSTAPTSYNCHRAPYRQQLQRHIESLLLLFLRDFCAEGASPTRSGYRASHLQAIAQTFYVLQIIQYSAATRREQETPYPLLQTGGDTTHLGVCTERSLYYRNPPLFAPQGQRAAHASVKRLCDWLEVVARVPPHQQHGEGPALASLFRSPRRLLSQLPRGTRGVASETPLYTRESLGITAAGKSLLAGALILELRDPVELIDVSARGSSGITLTYPLATRMVGCREASGWQAARDGISLSRPCKLVLIEKEGIHHAVLQSMMKSDTPQTHSYVLLCTKGYPCVAARQWLRRAHALWPALQFYVMVDGDPHGLCIALTVMGLLGSKGCPSPIASSQPKPSSSSFSPPSGATTASAEAEKLKDLLPLHFLGVCPSLLWSCNFQSGLPLSAGCLDGLASSQGIPLTTNDVQVLKRIAAAVQAVLRSAPETPDSATSLRRCDAAIVRHTLQRVLKEVEWMQRARIKCELQLACKPLGPLTFMGQHVQRCDAELSEGS from the coding sequence TGATACGCtattttccctctccccatcaCTCCCTTCACCTCTGTCTCCTCTCGCCATCTGCTCTCCTCTGTGTCGATGTACCTGGATAGACACCACGATGTCCACTGCGCCCACGTCCTACAACTGCCACCGCGCGCCGTATCGCCAACAGCTGCAGAGACACATCGaatctcttctcctcctctttctccgcgACTTCTGTGCAGAGGGAGCGAGTCCCACCCGCAGCGGCTACCGCGCCTCTCATCTTCAGGCTATCGCCCAGACCTTCTATGTACTGCAGATAATCCAgtacagcgccgccacacgGCGTGAGCAAGAGACGCCTTACCCGCTCCTACAGACAGGCGGCGACACAACACACCTCGGCGTGTGCACGGAGCGTAGCTTATACTACCGCAACCCACCACTCTTTGCGCCGCAAGGGCAGCGTGCGGCCCACGCAAGTGTCAAGCGGTTATGCGACTGGCTAGAAGTGgtggcgcgtgtgcctcctCATCAACAGCATGGCGAAGGACCTGCTCTGGCCTCGCTCTTTCGAAGTCCTCGCCGCCTTCTGTCGCAGTTGCCGAGGGGAACTCGAGGTGTGGCGTCCGAGACACCGCTCTACACGCGCGAGTCGCTAGGCATTACAGCCGCTGGCAAGAGTCTCTTGGCCGGCGCACTTATCCTGGAACTGCGTGATCCAGTGGAACTCATTGACGTCTCCGCGCGCGGCTCTTCGGGCATCACCCTGACGTACCCCCTTGCGACCCGTATGGTGGGGTGTCGAGAGGCTAGTGGCTGGCAAGCAGCACGTGACGGTATTTCGTTGAGCCGCCCATGTAAGCTTGTGTTGATTGAGAAGGAAGGTATTCATCACGCTGTACTGCAGTCCATGATGAAGAGCGACACTCCGCAGACGCACTCGTACGTACTTCTCTGCACAAAGGGGTACCCTTGTGTCGCcgcgcggcagtggctgcgtCGTGCTCATGCCTTGTGGCCCGCCCTGCAGTTCTATGTCATGGTCGACGGAGACCCGCATGGCCTGTGTATCGCTCTGACAGTCATGGGACTGCTTGGCTCGAAAGGATGTCCATCGCCTATCGCGTCCTCGCAGCCCaaaccctcctcctcctccttttctcccccttctggGGCCACAACTGCAtctgcagaggcagagaagctgaaggaccTGCTTCCGCTCCACTTCCTCGGCGTGTGCCCTTCCCTCCTGTGGAGTTGCAATTTCCAGAGCGGGCTGCCTCTTAGCGCCGGCTGCCTCGATGGCCTCGCTTCCTCACAAGGCATTCCCCTTACTACCAATGATGTCCAGGTGCTAAAGCGgatcgctgcagctgtgcaggcCGTTTTGAGGTCGGCACCAGAGACGCCAGACAGCGCTACGTCACTCAGAAGGTGCGATGCGGCCATCGTACGTCACACACTCCAGCGCGTACTCAAGGAGGTGGAGTGGATGCAGCGAGCCCGGATCAAGTGCGAACTTCAACTCGCCTGTAAACCCCTAGGCCCACTGACGTTTATGGGGCAGCACGTGCAGCGATGCGATGCTGAGCTGAGTGAAGGCTCCTAA
- a CDS encoding hypothetical protein (TriTrypDB/GeneDB-style sysID: LpmP.35.2840): protein MSVARTSSRHHDRAPSSSRRRYYAKEDYAQPRDEHTSRSTSHQRYSSPHQRPHRSNSASSLPEGLSHVSRDPKCYSKYGYAPENAVPLLRRQSTQPPRRRTSFISHANGENEGEGVYHRRAVESTGPRCHSTPHRRHSSSRHATSANGALSTALVVVEDSKQASPRRSARTSTDGSPRRRHHQHRASEVGDSSVVRSPRQHRCRSSASPRRSHRPTGSPIRPERHHSSSYELRHASTKPHARSSQGSPRRHRHSDTTSSTAPAPTIVAKHRQDTLRHSSPRQAGVTAKGEATPHRTHRYSRAKGGSSAVKDDRSPRRHASAHRSRSSRTESQHHSEKRHRHHRTSTPDSAGEASHRSRHTPFFRPSSEDLYAVPPPPTGSTYLRPTANSHTAGHPRSGSHIEVISVNSTRLESTNGWSHPHPNAPHPSRRSHEDDPPVVIPSPRGQQIMQRIDSTRHWIQKMKEELKDREHEFQRVDVARKRAARHSARREPSNLASHAESARRHRTSSTGSRRHTRGETHAAVPPPVGAASQAISRQHTHEAFPSVASSNGSRRVSEQQAPPKHEKRHHNSRSSVKAPPPPPVTAPRTPTSDPDPQKTLMDTVSSSREGGFDYPIFSFMSFLDGNTFDSTASLCQYNVNLAESLSDEHLDILRAAVFNHNEEAFAELLYGDDVEAEIGGAAASLGHSENSVVQHELAVLQQAAVRRFNDKCTKALKRLLSAEGGLAKAVQVAASQLEHQAYQVDECLVVAP from the coding sequence ATGTCTGTAGCTCGTACAAGCTCCAGGCATCACGACCGGgctccgtcgtcgtcgcgtcGGCGCTACTACGCGAAGGAGGACTACGCGCAGCCGAGAGATGAGCACACGTCTCGTTCGACGTCTCATCAGCGCTACTCTTCGCCGCACCAGAGACCacaccgcagcaacagcgcgtCAAGCCTACCTGAAGGACTTAGTCATGTCTCGCGAGACCCGAAGTGTTACTCCAAGTATGGCTACGCGCCAGAGAATGCAGTGCCCCTTCTGCGTCGGCAGAGCACGCAGCCaccacgccgccgcacctcgTTCATATCTCACGCCAACGGGGAgaacgagggagaaggggtcTACCACCGACGAGCTGTCGAGTCAACCGGTCCTCGTTGCCACTCGACGCCGCACAGGCGGCACTCGTCCTCTCGTCATGCCACATCAGCGAACGGTGCTTTAAGCACCGCTCTCGTAGTTGTTGAGGATAGCAAGCAAGCGTCCCCGCGTCGCTCCGCTCGCACCTCCACTGACGGCTCCCCTCGCCGTAGACACCACCAACACAGGGCGTCGGAAGttggcgacagcagcgtggTGCGCAGTCCTCGCCAACATCGGTGTCGCTCTTCGGCAAGCCCGCGCCGCTCACACAGACCAACAGGCTCGCCTATTCGTCCCGAGCGCCACCACTCATCCTCATATGAGCTCCGCCATGCGTCTACCAagccgcacgcacgcagctccCAAGGCAGTccccggcgccaccgccactcagACACGACAAGCTCGACAGCCCCTGCACCAACAATTGTGGCAAAACACCGGCAGGACACACTGCGGCACAGCAGTCCCCGTCAAGCGGGGGTGACTGCCAAGGGTGAGGCAACACCGCACCGCACTCACCGGTACAGTCGAGCGAaagggggcagcagcgcagtgaaGGATGATCGTAGCCCACGTCGGCACGCCAGTGCACACCGCAGTCGTAGCTCGCGGACGGAGTCCCAACACCATTCCGAGAAGCGtcatcgccatcatcgcACCTCGACTCCTGACTCCGCGGGTGAGGCAAGCCACCGCTCTCGGCACACGCCCTTCTTTCGCCCATCATCAGAGGACCTGTatgcggtgccgccgcctccgacCGGCTCCACGTACCTTCGTCCTACAGCCAACAGCCATACGGCTGGTCACCCTCGCTCCGGTTCCCACATTGAGGTAATTAGCGTAAACTCGACGCGCCTGGAGTCCACTAATGGATGGtcgcacccccaccccaacgcccctcacccctctcgcCGATCCCACGAGGACGACCCACCAGTGGTGATTCCCAGTCCACGAGGGCAGCAGATTATGCAGCGCATCGACTCCACCCGTCACTGGATACAGAAaatgaaggaggagctgaaggaccGTGAGCACGAGTTTCAGCGGGTAGATGTCGCACGCAAGCGTGCAGCTCGGCACAGCGCACGTAGGGAGCCTTCCAACTTAGCCTCACACGCTGAGAGCGcacggcggcaccgcaccTCGTCCACTGGCTCGCGCCGCCACACGCGCGGAGAGACTCATGCAGCTGTCCCGCCGCCTGTGGGCGCAGCTTCCCAGGCAATAAGCCGTCAGCACACGCATGAAGCGTTTCCATCGGTGGCTTCTTCGAACGGGTCTCGCCGTGTATCTGAGCAGCAAGCGCCGCCAAAGCATGAGAAGCGCCACCACAACAGTCGTTCGTCTGTaaaggcgccgccgccgccaccagtCACTGCTCCCCGCACCCCAACATCGGACCCGGACCCGCAGAAGACATTGATGGACACCGTCAGCAGCTCTCGCGAGGGGGGTTTCGACTACCCGATCTTCTCCTTCATGTCCTTCTTGGACGGCAACACGTTCGATAGCACCGCGAGTCTATGCCAGTACAACGTGAACCTCGCCGAGAGCCTTAGTGACGAGCACCTCGACATCCTGCGAGCGGCCGTCTTTAACCACAATGAAGAAGCGTTTGCAGAACTTCTCTACGGTGATGATGTAGAAGCGGAgatcggcggcgctgcagcgtcacttGGACACAGCGAAAATTCAGTGGTGCAGCACGAACTGGCTGTGCTCCAACAAGCAGCTGTGCGGCGGTTCAATGACAAGTGTACGAAAGCGCTCAAGAGGCTCTTGTCAGCAGAGGGTGGCCTAGCCAAAGCGGTCCAGGTGGCTGCTTCGCAGCTGGAGCACCAAGCGTACCAAGTGGACGAATGTTTGGTGGTTGCTCCGTGA